One genomic window of Monodelphis domestica isolate mMonDom1 chromosome 1, mMonDom1.pri, whole genome shotgun sequence includes the following:
- the LOC130457047 gene encoding uncharacterized protein LOC130457047, with translation MGKVAFFAADAGGCGHGSRRGHRYSRDLCVIENLSATYTSKRNMCVYVSLSYSPLPSPSPSSPSSPPPSHLFSSSLPHFSFPSPLPFSSSFLSPPQLPGPLALPLLPTGCQSRRGRALGQAGPGLAGQGWRRRERGGGPGLVARVLGAANPGGGSLRGVCRAGGRERVRVRGGRRSRASAWGLAGGARRPWPMFSCFCFSLQEKSFSSPAAAECDEDPVPVHEDQPDCASLRDENNKENYPDNIALLEESQQHVEQALFHGALRYTMGNFKSRKPKSIIKGEPGKGHADNQVGDAALGLLVFLRTVSFGCGAFRPKRLTPFYVMIPVVIWVRETLEKPGMD, from the exons ATGGGAAAAGTCGCCTTCTTCGCTGCAGACGCGGGGGGCTGTGGGCACGGATCTAGGAGAGGGCACAGATACAGTAGGGACCTCTGCGTTATAGAAAATCTCTCCGCCACCTACACCAGCAAAcggaatatgtgtgtgtatgtat CTCTCtcctattcccccctcccttctccttccccttcctccccatcttcccctcccccatcccatctcttttcatcttccctccctcatttctccttcccctcccctcttcccttctcctcctcctttctctcccctcctcaacTCCCCGGACCCCTCGCCCTCCCCCTCCTGCCCACGGGCTGCCAGTCACGCCGAGGCCGGGCGCTGGGCCAGGCCGGGCCGGGCCTGGCTGGGCAGGGCTGGAGGCGGAGGGAGCGCGGCGGGGGGCCGGGCTTGGTGGCGCGTGTCCTCGGCGCGGCTAATCCCGGTGGGGGCAGCCTCCGGGGCGTGTGCAGAGCGGGCGGGCGGGAGCGCGTGCGGGTCCGGGGCGGCAGGCGGAGCCGGGCCAGTGCCTGGGGTCTGGCCGGCGGCGCTCGGCGGCCGTGGCCCATGTTTTCTTGCTTCTGCTTCAGCCTGCAGGAGAAGTCCTTCAGCAGCCCAGCCGCAGCCGA GTGTGACGAGGACCCTGTGCCTGTTCATGAGGACCAGCCTGACTGCGCCAGCCTCAG agatgaaaataataaagaaaattaccCTGACAACATCGCCCTCCTAGAAGAGAGCCAGCAGCATGTAGAACAGGCCCTGTTCCATGGAGCATTGCGATACACTATGGGCAACTTCAAGTCTAGAAAACCCAAGTCCATCATCAAAGGGGAGCCCGGGAAGGGCCATGCCGATAACCAGGTAGGGGATGCCGCTTTGGGTCTTCTTGTCTTCCTGAGAACTGTGAGTTTTGGTTGTGGCGCCTTCAGGCCAAAGAGGCTGACACCCTTTTATGTCATGATCCCAGTGGTCATCTGGGTAAGGGAAACTTTAGAGAAGCCAGGGATGGACTGA